CCACAAAGACAGCAAATGGTTTTCTGTGTGCAAGAGCCGACTCAAGGGCAAATCTCAGTTTGTTTCCACTTAAGTTCTTGCAGGATGTGACCAAGTCTTGCAGATCCGGTTTTGGCGGCTTTATTTCAATCTTCTGCTGTATCAAGGGCTCATGGAGTGCCCGAAGCACTCTCTCATAGTAACCATTCCAGGAGAACTGGAGCTTGTCTCTTGCGATCACCTCCGTTGAAACCATGGGAATGCGGCCGCGATCCCACTCGGGATCCTCCTCTTGGATACGCGCCCACTCTTGAAAAAGCTCGGCTTCAATCAGCTTCCGCAGAAACGTCTTACCAACACCGGTTGGACCGACGACCACAATTATTGATGTGCCGGTGGGAAGAAGTATCGCATTTCGAAGATCTTCAAATAGGCTACTCAGAAGGTGGTGCGCTGCTATGTAGTCCTCAAAATATTTTAGCCGTTGCTGAACGGGGAGTTTTAGAAGTTCGAGAGGAAATGCCCGTTCGTTTTTCATCGTGCTTTTCTCCAATTCAAAACTTTCAGTGACCCGACATCAATGTCGAAGGCATCTCTGGTATCAGGCTTTTCTGGAGCATCTAAAGACCGATGCCGCTTTTTCATTTCGGCGCTCCTTTGCTGGCGGATTTCAATTTCCTCTTGTTCGATCTGCTGAATTTCTTCAAAGAAGTGAGCAAATTCAGCAGCGTTTGGAACATGCCGGCGCCCGTGGTTTCTGTAACGCTTCCGGATTTCAGCAGATGCATATTTCAGCTCCGCCTCGGTGCAATTCTTAAGCTGGTGGTAATGACTTCGAGCGTAACAGGGTTCCCATTGACCATTGATGAAGGCATAAGTGATACCGGCGTTGAAAGGATCATACCGAACTTCGACATGCGTTCCGGCAACAGAAGGTAACGCCAATTTGTTTGACCAGTAATACAAATAGTTCACTTTGATTCCTCTGCAGCCATCGACCTTCGCCTTTCCGGTTCGAGGGGAGGGCATGGAATCGATTAAAAAGTTTTGATCATATTCGATTCGACGAAAGGGGACCGGCTGCTTTTGCATTCCAAGCCCATAGGCTTCGTTTGGACTCGTTAAGAGTGTTCCGTGATTCCGGTTGTTGTAAAATACGACCCACTTTGCAAATGCGTCCCCAAGTTTGGAAATAGTCCATGCAGCGAGCATTTTAGGATTAGTCGACCTGGATATTTGGCGCACATTTTTCATGAGCTGCGTATTGCCGATCAGGTTGTGCACAAATAACTCATTTGACATTCCAAAGAATCGTTCAATCAGAGACCCAAAACGTGCTTTAGATAGAGGACGCTGCTTTTTGTTGA
This DNA window, taken from bacterium, encodes the following:
- a CDS encoding Mu transposase C-terminal domain-containing protein; its protein translation is MTLVVDCGTEFGSRHFEMFLASNRINKKQRPLSKARFGSLIERFFGMSNELFVHNLIGNTQLMKNVRQISRSTNPKMLAAWTISKLGDAFAKWVVFYNNRNHGTLLTSPNEAYGLGMQKQPVPFRRIEYDQNFLIDSMPSPRTGKAKVDGCRGIKVNYLYYWSNKLALPSVAGTHVEVRYDPFNAGITYAFINGQWEPCYARSHYHQLKNCTEAELKYASAEIRKRYRNHGRRHVPNAAEFAHFFEEIQQIEQEEIEIRQQRSAEMKKRHRSLDAPEKPDTRDAFDIDVGSLKVLNWRKAR